GTCACCGTTGCTGCATTGCCGCTACCGCTTTGCACTGCAATCGACCGGTTGTACTGCCCGGCCTGATAACCGTTGTACTGATTCGCGTTGCCGCCCTGTTGCACGACCGACCAGTTGTCGTTGCCGGCCTGCGCCGTCACGGCCGCGTTCGCGATGCCCGCCTGATTCACGACGAGGCCGTTCTGCCCCGCCTGAATGCCGGTGACGCGATTGTTGGCGCCGTGCTGCGTGACGCGCGCAACCTGCGTCGCGCCGCCGAAACCCGGCTCCGCGGGGCCGAAGTCCGACACCGGCGAAAGGTCCGCTGCGAACACGGCAAGCGAAAGGCTCACGACCGCGAACACGCCGGCGCACAGCGCGACTTTCGACGCCCGCCACGGCGCGCGCGGCGGTATCACTTCGTTAGGCTTGTTCATCGCATTAGCTTCCCAAGGTTTTCGGCGGATCGATCTTCACCGCGCTATACGGCGGGTTCACGTCTTCCATGGTCTGCGCGTAACCCTGGTTTTCCTGGAGATAGCGCTGCATCGTCGGGTCGTACCAGTCCCTCATGTCCTTGAGCGCCCACGTCTGGTTCGCCACGCCCTGCACGATCAGATGCACGAGTGCCGATTCGATCGCCTCGTTCACGCACAACTGCTGCGGCTCGTTGCGCGTCATGCCGATCTCGGCCTGCAACAGATCCTTGAAGCCGATGAAGCGATACACGCCCGTATCCACCTGAATCGAGTAGATGGTCTTGGTCGTCGATACGCTGTTGAGAATGGTGCCGTTGCGGATATCCACCGCGCGCAGATTCACGGTCACCTGATCCACGCGATACTGTTGCGACGCCGAGATGCCGAGATACGCGACGCCCGCGCCGCCCGTGCGGATGTTCGAGTCATAGCCGACGATGCCGCCTTCCAGCACGATGTTCGCTGGCGCCAGCGCGCCGATCTGCGGTATCGCGTTCTTCTTGTCGTCGGGCGTTTCGAGCGCACGCATGATCTTGCGTTCGGTCAGCAGGTCCTGAAGGTTCTCGCGTTCGACCGGCTGAAACCAGCCGGAATCGCGCATGGCCTTCACCAGAAACGACGCGCCGCCTTGCGTGACTTGCGACGAAAACGAGCTGTCCGGCGACGGCTTGTATTGACCGGTCAGGTCGCGAAAGCCGTACACGGCTGCATAGATCTTGCCCTTCGGCGGCGGCAGATGCGTGAGATCGCGCGTGACGCGTGTCGGCGGCGTCAGCGTGGCATTGCCTGCCGAAGGCATCGGCGCGGTCACGCAGCCGGTGAGTAGGATCGCGGCAGCAAGCGTGGCGCCGAGCGCGGCGGTCCTGAATGTATTGTTGTTCATGGCTGATATGCGCTCGTCTTACTGGCCGTTGCCGACAATGAAAGTGGTGGATGCGCCGGTCGTCTTGTCGGTCGTCGTCACTTGCAGATTGCCGCCTGTGACTTGCGTGATCGCAATCGAGAAGTTGCCCGTGTTGATGGTGCCCGGATGCAGCGTGCCGTCGGTGCCGACGATCGAGCTCGAAATCGACGACGCCACGCGCGACAGAATCGCCTGCTGCAACTGCGTGTTGAACTGATCGAGCGTGGACTGTCCGCTCGTGCCGTAATCCGCGAGCGACGGATCCTTATATTTGTTCTGCGCGTTGGCTTCGTTCAGCAGATTCACGCCGTTGAGCGGATTGCCGCCGAAGTTGGGATTCACCGGCTCATAGACGAGCGTCGTCGCGTGAGCAGCAAGCGGCATCAGAAGCGGCATCGAGAGCGCGCAGGCGAGCATCGCGCTGCGGACAAGCGCCTTGGTTTTCATCGTGTTCCCCGTAGTTGGCCGTGTTGCTTTTATTAGAGTTCGTCGTTCGCCATGTCGGCGTCGCGAAAGAGCAGGCGTGTGAGGTCTGCCTGCATGACGTTCTGGAACGCCACCTGTGCCGCGCCTTCAGCGACCGGCCGCACGTTGGCCCGCGCGATCGGCAAGAACGCCTGAAAGACGCGACGCTGACCGAACTCGACCCATACGAGGCTGCCGTAGCGCGCGGAAGGACGCTCGTGGACCGACACGACGTAACGCTCGCTCAACGGAATCGCGCTCCATGCCTGCGCGAACCAGTTATAGAAGTCCTGCCCTGCGAGCGTCACCGTGTCGGTGGTCACGACACCGCCGAGCGCATCGTCGAGCGGCTTCTGGCCCGTGACATCGGCTGTACGGGCGCGTGGCGTTCCCGCGAGCGTCGCGCTCTTTTCGAGCGACTCGGATGCGTTCACCGTGCCGCGCGGCGAAAGCGGCGCACCGTTCGCGGCTGGCAGCGGCGTCGTCTTGCCGACCGGACTCGGCGTCGGCGTCGTCGGAAGCGAAATGAGCGGCTGCGCGGCAACGGACGGCTCTGCATGCGCGGCCGGAATCGGTTCGACATCCTGAGCAAATGCGTGGCTTGCTACGACCGATAAAGCAATGATGCACACTGCGATTGCACGCCCTTGGCCAGGCTGCTTTCTCTCTCGCTGCATGACTTCCCCGTATGTCCTTGGCCGCTATGGTGCCGCCTTCAGACGTTGCTTGTTGTTATTCGTTAGACGGAACGAATTTTGCGCAAAAGGGCCAAGCCGATATGTGGCATGCGCCACATTAGTCTGAGGAAAGTTTCGATTTTTGTAATGCGCTCGGGGATTGAAAGAAGGCGAGCGAGTTCGATCGTCGACGAAACGTTTGCGCAAACGATAGCGGCTCATCGAGCCATCTTCTCGGTGCAAGACTGTGGTTGCAATGCGACGTTCGTCGGTCGCAGAGCCCGGCTGG
This sequence is a window from Caballeronia sp. M1242. Protein-coding genes within it:
- a CDS encoding CsgG/HfaB family protein, producing MNNNTFRTAALGATLAAAILLTGCVTAPMPSAGNATLTPPTRVTRDLTHLPPPKGKIYAAVYGFRDLTGQYKPSPDSSFSSQVTQGGASFLVKAMRDSGWFQPVERENLQDLLTERKIMRALETPDDKKNAIPQIGALAPANIVLEGGIVGYDSNIRTGGAGVAYLGISASQQYRVDQVTVNLRAVDIRNGTILNSVSTTKTIYSIQVDTGVYRFIGFKDLLQAEIGMTRNEPQQLCVNEAIESALVHLIVQGVANQTWALKDMRDWYDPTMQRYLQENQGYAQTMEDVNPPYSAVKIDPPKTLGS
- a CDS encoding curli assembly protein CsgF, with the protein product MKTKALVRSAMLACALSMPLLMPLAAHATTLVYEPVNPNFGGNPLNGVNLLNEANAQNKYKDPSLADYGTSGQSTLDQFNTQLQQAILSRVASSISSSIVGTDGTLHPGTINTGNFSIAITQVTGGNLQVTTTDKTTGASTTFIVGNGQ
- a CDS encoding CsgE family curli-type amyloid fiber assembly protein, coding for MCIIALSVVASHAFAQDVEPIPAAHAEPSVAAQPLISLPTTPTPSPVGKTTPLPAANGAPLSPRGTVNASESLEKSATLAGTPRARTADVTGQKPLDDALGGVVTTDTVTLAGQDFYNWFAQAWSAIPLSERYVVSVHERPSARYGSLVWVEFGQRRVFQAFLPIARANVRPVAEGAAQVAFQNVMQADLTRLLFRDADMANDEL